TATTTTTTTTGTCATGAACTTATATATTTAGCACAAGATTTATGTAACATTGAATGTAATTCAACAAGTTTATTGAAATCCTTGTTGTAACCACCACCCAAAACCCCACAAAATGGTATTCGTCTTGAAAAAAAGTTTTCTACTACTAGCTCATCTCTTAACTGAATGCCCTCGTCAGAGATTTTTAATTTTCCTAATCGGTCATTAAAGTGAATATCGACACCAGCAATATAAAAAACAAAATCAAAATTTTCTTGATTTAACTCACTTAAATAATGTTTAAGTGTTTTGATATAAGCATCATCCTCTAAATTATCCTCAAGCTCTACATCTAAGTTACTATTTGATTTTTTTGCTGGATAATTGGTTTTTGAATGCATACTAAATGTAAAAACACTTCTATTATTTTTAAAAATTTCTGAGTTACCATTTCCTTGATGAACATCTAAATCAACGATTAAAATTTTATTAGCTAGACCTCTATTAAGTAAATAATGTGATGCAACTGCAACATCATTAAATACGCAATAACCCGCTCCTTCATCATAGCTCGCATGGTGACTGCCACCTGCAGTATTGCATGAAATACCATAATTGATTGCAAGTTTAGATGCTAAAACAGTACCGCCTGTAGCGACTAAAGATCTTTGTACAACACTATCTACAAGTGGAAATCCAATTTTTTTTACTCCCTCTTTACTTAAAGTTTTATTTTGAATATCTAAAATATAATTTTTTGAATGTGCATAACTTAATGTTTCAAATGAGCAAGCTGAAGGTTTGTGAAATTTTTTTACTATTTTATTTTGAATTAAGTAGTTTGCCAATTCGCCAAATTTATTAATAGGAAATTTATGATCATCACCAATTTTAGCAAAATAATCCTCGTGATTAACAACAGGTAGTTCCATTTTTACTCTAGAACTCTTATAGGCTTTCCATTCACGCAAGCCTCTAACCCTTCAATCATTTGATTATAAAAAATACTATAATTCTCAGCTGTAACATAACCAATGTGAGGAGTGAGCAATGCATTTGGTAAAAATCTAAGCTTATTATTTTCAGGTAAAGGCTCTTTTTCATATACATCAATTCCTGCACCAGCAATTACATTAGTTGATAAAGCAATAATTAAATCATCCTCATTTACAATAGGTCCACGAGATGTGTTTATTAAAAAAGCTGTTTTTTTCATTTTATCTAGTTCTTTTAAAGTAATGCAGTCTTTGTATCTTTCACCTCCTTGAACATGAATTGAAAGAACATCAGAATTTGTAATTAAATCTTCTTTACTGCAAGGTAGCACGTCTAATTCTTTACACTTATCTAAGTTTAGATTTTCACTCCAAGCCATTACTTGCATACCAAAAGCTTTTCCAATTTT
Above is a genomic segment from Candidatus Pelagibacter sp. FZCC0015 containing:
- a CDS encoding histone deacetylase family protein: MELPVVNHEDYFAKIGDDHKFPINKFGELANYLIQNKIVKKFHKPSACSFETLSYAHSKNYILDIQNKTLSKEGVKKIGFPLVDSVVQRSLVATGGTVLASKLAINYGISCNTAGGSHHASYDEGAGYCVFNDVAVASHYLLNRGLANKILIVDLDVHQGNGNSEIFKNNRSVFTFSMHSKTNYPAKKSNSNLDVELEDNLEDDAYIKTLKHYLSELNQENFDFVFYIAGVDIHFNDRLGKLKISDEGIQLRDELVVENFFSRRIPFCGVLGGGYNKDFNKLVELHSMLHKSCAKYISS